From the Verrucomicrobiota bacterium genome, one window contains:
- a CDS encoding glycosyltransferase family 39 protein, protein MKTLPTVRPEAPEAPDAAGAPLRPWELVGTIVLFLCWFWLRRGSVYNHPWDSDETQHLHVVWGWTQGLIPYRDFFDNHTPLFHILFAPIFSILGERPDVVELGRWCMVALDALVVWCTYRIGAQVFSRRTGIVAALLCAFYPNEYFKSGEFRTDVLWTVLWMATLVLLTKPRLTRGHRFLAGLTFGATFATSQKTVLLALVLLVASVLTCLLIRASRRRPATPPGTVPSPAEAFTLSFWLGLMLIPGVLLASFYLEGAWSQMVYCVIRHNLVTAPGAEPPLSWSDLRNLRFWLIIPAAVAGWMILNRSTKRDRAGRQVWLLAVGGSYCTLLLGLWTVVSAQDYLPYYPVASTGAAAGLFWLGRRIVRRLPQHPWVPLLLLAIVLGIEIGWLVKNMHFSDHRNRFRVEQIREVLALTRPDEPVLDAKGGSVYRPRAIPYVMETLTRLRMREGLLENDVTGRLIAHRTTVAINLSWFPRATQNFVDRNYLYVGLVHVAGKQIQPDANGTIRFTVEIPNRYVFVDPSGLVSGRLDGGRANDRFEVEAGDHSFQPGRPLTGPCYILVESAFNAGFMPFNKELQALEPLRKAVN, encoded by the coding sequence ATGAAGACCTTGCCAACCGTCAGGCCGGAAGCGCCGGAAGCGCCGGACGCGGCCGGCGCGCCGCTTCGGCCCTGGGAACTGGTTGGCACCATCGTGCTGTTTCTGTGCTGGTTTTGGCTCCGGAGGGGTTCGGTCTACAATCATCCCTGGGATTCCGACGAAACGCAACACCTGCACGTGGTCTGGGGCTGGACGCAGGGGCTCATTCCGTACCGGGACTTTTTCGACAATCACACCCCGTTGTTCCACATTCTGTTCGCCCCCATCTTCAGCATCCTTGGGGAACGACCCGACGTCGTGGAGCTGGGCCGGTGGTGCATGGTTGCACTCGATGCCCTCGTGGTCTGGTGCACTTACCGGATCGGCGCACAGGTTTTCTCCAGGCGCACCGGGATTGTAGCCGCCCTGCTTTGCGCGTTTTATCCGAATGAGTATTTCAAATCGGGCGAGTTCCGAACCGACGTCCTCTGGACGGTGCTCTGGATGGCGACGCTCGTGTTGCTGACCAAACCGCGCCTGACCCGGGGTCACAGGTTTCTTGCCGGCCTGACTTTTGGCGCTACCTTTGCCACTTCCCAGAAAACGGTGCTGCTGGCGTTGGTGCTATTGGTTGCCAGCGTGCTGACCTGCCTGCTGATCCGGGCCAGCCGGCGCCGGCCGGCAACTCCACCGGGTACCGTGCCCTCGCCCGCCGAAGCGTTCACGTTGAGCTTCTGGCTGGGCCTGATGCTTATCCCCGGAGTGCTGCTGGCGTCCTTTTACCTGGAAGGGGCATGGTCCCAGATGGTGTACTGCGTGATCCGCCACAACCTGGTTACCGCTCCCGGAGCCGAACCCCCGCTTTCCTGGTCCGATCTGCGCAACCTGCGCTTCTGGTTGATCATACCCGCAGCCGTCGCCGGCTGGATGATTCTCAATCGCTCCACAAAACGTGACCGCGCCGGACGGCAGGTCTGGCTGCTGGCGGTCGGCGGCAGCTATTGCACGCTCCTGCTCGGACTCTGGACCGTCGTGTCAGCCCAGGATTACCTGCCTTATTACCCCGTGGCCTCCACCGGTGCGGCGGCCGGCCTGTTCTGGCTGGGGCGCCGGATCGTTCGCCGCCTGCCTCAGCACCCCTGGGTACCGCTCCTGCTTCTGGCAATCGTTCTCGGGATTGAGATCGGCTGGCTGGTCAAAAACATGCACTTTTCCGACCACCGAAACCGGTTCAGGGTGGAACAAATCCGCGAAGTGCTGGCCCTGACGCGGCCGGATGAACCGGTGCTCGACGCAAAAGGCGGCAGCGTTTACCGGCCACGCGCCATTCCGTACGTGATGGAGACCCTGACCCGGTTGCGGATGCGTGAGGGATTGCTCGAAAACGACGTTACCGGCCGCCTCATTGCCCACCGCACTACCGTCGCAATCAATCTGTCCTGGTTTCCGAGAGCCACCCAAAACTTTGTCGACCGGAATTACCTTTACGTCGGCCTGGTGCATGTGGCCGGCAAGCAAATCCAGCCGGACGCCAACGGGACCATACGTTTCACCGTGGAGATCCCGAATCGCTACGTGTTCGTCGATCCTTCGGGGCTCGTTTCCGGCCGTTTGGATGGAGGCCGGGCCAACGACCGTTTTGAGGTGGAAGCCGGGGACCATTCCTTCCAGCCCGGCCGCCCGTTAACCGGCCCCTGCTATATCCTGGTCGAGAGCGCTTTCAACGCCGGTTTTATGCCGTTCAACAAGGAGCTTCAGGCCCTGGAACCGCTGCGCAAGGCGGTGAATTGA
- the alr gene encoding alanine racemase, which produces MTKVDRSWAEIDLSAMRHNLQVLRNHATSGVRMAAVIKANAYGHGLAAVAHALDADADLFAVANVAEAQLARAAGATKPILVLGPALPEERSALVEGGFIPSISTAEEAEAYAALVRPGARLPVHLVIDTGMGRIGLWGDEAQPVLEAVRQASNLDLAAISSHLPVADDDPAYTDDQIARFDGELHRRLGSTMTPAALLNSAGLLRFGSRARSGDIVRTGLAMYGISPMPAWQDRLIPALTWKTRVSLVRPVGPGRSISYGRTFITPREMLIGTLAVGYGDGYQRHLSGNNAEVLVKGVRCPLLGRVTMDQIMVDLSNAGRVLPGEEAVLIGRQGNEEILASELAAKAGTIAWEIFTGIGSRVTRSHHEHGENNHTAPRRNTANTAEEGIDSSVNDPADSIL; this is translated from the coding sequence ATGACCAAAGTAGATCGTTCCTGGGCCGAAATCGACCTGTCCGCGATGCGGCACAACCTGCAGGTGCTTCGAAACCACGCCACCTCGGGGGTCAGGATGGCGGCGGTAATCAAGGCTAACGCTTACGGCCACGGTCTGGCTGCCGTCGCCCATGCGCTGGACGCCGATGCCGACCTTTTTGCGGTGGCCAACGTCGCCGAAGCTCAACTCGCCCGGGCGGCCGGGGCAACCAAACCGATCCTGGTGCTTGGGCCGGCGTTGCCCGAGGAGCGGAGTGCCCTGGTCGAGGGCGGCTTTATCCCGTCGATCTCAACCGCGGAGGAAGCGGAGGCCTACGCGGCGCTGGTTCGGCCCGGTGCGCGCCTGCCGGTTCACCTGGTCATCGATACCGGCATGGGCCGGATCGGCCTTTGGGGCGATGAAGCGCAACCGGTCCTCGAGGCGGTCCGGCAGGCGTCGAACCTCGACCTGGCCGCCATTTCGTCCCATCTGCCCGTCGCCGATGATGACCCGGCTTACACTGACGACCAGATCGCCCGCTTCGACGGCGAATTGCATCGACGTCTCGGCTCAACCATGACGCCCGCCGCCCTCCTCAACAGCGCCGGCCTCCTGAGGTTTGGCTCACGAGCCCGAAGCGGCGACATTGTCCGCACCGGACTGGCCATGTACGGCATTTCACCCATGCCGGCGTGGCAGGACCGGCTGATCCCCGCATTAACGTGGAAGACCCGGGTCAGCCTGGTCAGGCCGGTCGGCCCGGGACGCAGCATCAGCTACGGGCGCACCTTCATCACCCCGCGCGAGATGTTAATCGGCACCCTGGCGGTAGGTTACGGCGATGGTTACCAGCGGCATTTGTCAGGTAACAACGCCGAGGTCTTGGTGAAGGGAGTTAGATGCCCTTTGTTAGGCCGGGTGACGATGGATCAGATCATGGTAGATCTCTCCAACGCCGGACGGGTTCTGCCGGGCGAGGAAGCGGTGTTGATCGGACGGCAGGGCAACGAGGAAATCCTGGCGAGCGAACTCGCGGCCAAAGCCGGTACAATCGCGTGGGAGATCTTCACCGGGATCGGCTCCCGCGTCACCCGGTCACACCACGAGCACGGAGAAAACAATCACACGGCGCCGCGGCGGAACACGGCGAACACGGCGGAAGAGGGGATAGATTCATCCGTTAATGACCCGGCTGATTCCATCCTTTAA
- a CDS encoding DoxX family protein, producing the protein MHLRQRLVRWGAGLSEIALAVVFIFAGAVKAVDPNAFAEQIMRYQLAPWPVAVVLALWLPFLEVAAGAGLFIPALRTGALAVITALLIAFTAALLSAWYRGLNIDCGCLGPALGPQSVAQALGRDGFLLLLLAGVWIDRARRRRTLPTPAGALSTSPGRISPQP; encoded by the coding sequence ATGCACCTTCGGCAGAGACTCGTGCGCTGGGGCGCCGGCCTCAGCGAAATTGCACTTGCCGTGGTGTTCATTTTTGCCGGCGCCGTCAAGGCGGTTGATCCCAACGCGTTTGCGGAGCAAATCATGCGGTATCAACTGGCGCCCTGGCCGGTGGCGGTCGTCCTGGCGCTCTGGTTGCCTTTTCTCGAAGTGGCGGCGGGAGCGGGCCTTTTCATTCCCGCGCTGCGGACCGGCGCCCTGGCCGTCATCACGGCATTGCTCATCGCCTTCACGGCGGCGTTGTTGAGTGCCTGGTATCGCGGGCTTAACATCGACTGCGGCTGTTTAGGTCCGGCGCTCGGCCCTCAGAGCGTCGCCCAGGCGCTTGGGCGTGACGGGTTCCTGCTGCTTCTCCTGGCTGGGGTTTGGATCGACCGGGCCAGACGCCGGCGTACCTTACCAACCCCGGCGGGCGCTCTTTCCACGAGCCCTGGACGGATCTCACCGCAACCATGA
- a CDS encoding DUF4340 domain-containing protein codes for MNRRNLWILIAVAVAAVVAVVFYDANRNARWEGEHRELKVLPDLAVNDVSQIRITGPNAALTAARKDDLWRVAERNDYPADFSKVRDLLRTLWGLKAVREVEVGPSQFDRLQISPPGKGAGSGTQVEVAGQGGKTLGTLIIGKALQGEPEAGVAAPGGRFVYNPSNKDHAYVVSDAFYGVDPLQVNQWLDKTFINAGEVDKVVREDAPGNPGWTIARPDPKGPWVFVPEANGEKVKEEPANLLSHFSPTFTDVRPADAPAAETGLDQPVRAELHTTDGFTYKLAIGKPGPEKARYLTVQADAQLPAGRTPEPNEKPEDKKTRDDEFNKHLGELKERLEREKKFAGWVYEVPEFSLETLLKPRADLVNKPAAAPAPAAPAVAPAPAVVPPTPPPVPVAPAPASTPIPTPAPVEATPVPAPTPAPAAPTPAAPAPTPVPAEAAPAVPAPTPSASATPLAAPEVSPPESTPATGMQEPSPAGPGTTPAAPGPAVEPPPTPAAPGPESTPAPTPAAPTPPPSAASPDAAEGTPMVTPAAP; via the coding sequence ATGAACCGTCGAAACCTTTGGATCCTGATCGCGGTGGCCGTGGCCGCCGTTGTCGCCGTCGTTTTTTATGACGCCAACCGGAACGCCCGCTGGGAAGGGGAGCACCGGGAACTGAAAGTGCTTCCCGATCTGGCGGTCAACGACGTCAGTCAGATCCGCATCACCGGGCCGAATGCCGCCTTGACGGCGGCGCGAAAGGATGACCTGTGGCGGGTGGCGGAGCGGAACGATTATCCGGCCGACTTTTCCAAGGTGCGCGACCTGCTGCGGACGTTGTGGGGGCTGAAGGCCGTTCGCGAAGTTGAGGTGGGACCCTCCCAGTTTGACCGTCTGCAGATTTCGCCACCGGGCAAAGGGGCGGGCAGCGGTACGCAGGTGGAAGTAGCCGGCCAGGGTGGTAAAACGCTGGGCACCCTCATCATCGGCAAAGCGCTCCAGGGCGAGCCGGAGGCGGGCGTGGCCGCGCCCGGCGGCAGGTTCGTTTACAACCCGTCGAACAAGGACCATGCCTACGTGGTTTCCGACGCGTTCTACGGAGTCGACCCGCTCCAGGTCAACCAATGGCTCGACAAGACTTTCATCAACGCGGGCGAAGTTGACAAAGTCGTTCGTGAGGATGCACCCGGCAACCCGGGGTGGACCATCGCCCGGCCGGATCCGAAAGGTCCGTGGGTTTTTGTGCCTGAGGCGAATGGAGAAAAGGTCAAGGAGGAACCGGCTAACCTGCTGAGCCACTTCAGCCCGACGTTCACCGACGTGCGTCCGGCGGATGCGCCGGCTGCAGAAACGGGTCTGGACCAACCGGTCCGGGCGGAACTGCACACGACCGACGGGTTTACCTACAAGCTCGCCATCGGCAAACCCGGCCCTGAGAAAGCGCGTTACCTCACGGTCCAGGCCGACGCTCAGCTGCCGGCCGGCCGGACCCCGGAGCCGAACGAAAAACCCGAGGATAAAAAAACCAGGGACGATGAGTTCAACAAGCATCTCGGCGAGCTCAAAGAGCGTTTGGAACGCGAGAAGAAATTTGCGGGTTGGGTTTACGAAGTGCCGGAATTCAGCCTGGAAACTCTGCTGAAGCCCAGAGCCGACTTGGTCAACAAGCCCGCCGCGGCTCCCGCCCCCGCGGCTCCGGCGGTTGCGCCGGCACCGGCGGTGGTTCCTCCGACGCCTCCACCGGTCCCGGTCGCTCCGGCCCCGGCGTCCACGCCGATACCCACACCCGCGCCGGTCGAAGCGACGCCGGTGCCTGCGCCTACGCCTGCCCCGGCTGCGCCCACGCCTGCGGCCCCGGCACCGACGCCCGTGCCTGCCGAGGCGGCCCCGGCGGTTCCGGCGCCCACCCCGAGCGCTTCGGCTACGCCATTGGCCGCGCCCGAGGTCAGCCCGCCGGAGTCAACGCCCGCGACCGGGATGCAGGAACCTTCCCCTGCCGGACCGGGAACTACGCCCGCGGCACCCGGGCCGGCCGTAGAGCCGCCGCCGACACCTGCCGCCCCAGGGCCAGAATCCACGCCGGCGCCGACTCCGGCTGCACCGACCCCGCCACCCTCGGCGGCGTCGCCCGATGCCGCAGAGGGTACTCCAATGGTGACACCCGCCGCGCCGTAG
- a CDS encoding GxxExxY protein, with protein sequence MDDDAIGTILLDSAFRIHRKLGPGLLESAYETILAYELKRNGLKVQRQVVIPIVYETIVLPNGYRADIMVEDRVVVEVKSSESLQPVHSKQLLTYLRLANKRLGYVLNFGEYSLKDGISRVING encoded by the coding sequence ATGGACGATGATGCGATCGGTACCATCCTCCTGGATTCTGCATTTAGAATCCATCGCAAACTGGGTCCCGGCCTCCTGGAATCTGCATACGAGACAATCCTTGCGTACGAATTGAAGCGGAATGGTTTGAAGGTTCAGAGGCAGGTGGTTATTCCCATCGTCTATGAAACTATAGTGCTCCCGAACGGGTACCGGGCTGACATCATGGTTGAAGACCGTGTAGTTGTGGAAGTAAAATCCAGCGAATCTCTTCAGCCGGTCCACAGTAAACAACTGCTCACCTACCTGCGCTTGGCCAATAAACGGCTTGGTTACGTGTTAAATTTCGGTGAGTACAGTTTAAAGGATGGAATCAGCCGGGTCATTAACGGATGA
- a CDS encoding rhodanese-like domain-containing protein: MKLIRQIGFLCLLSAVPALLSAGFHPHRPPWNREALGPGEVTLATAESWGAGTLWVDARAAAAYGAGHAPGAVHLDLVDWEADFPKFLDQWQPGQRVLVYCSAASCHLAEEVAGRLRQSRIEPVFVLKGGWESWQEHHPNF; the protein is encoded by the coding sequence ATGAAACTGATCCGCCAGATCGGTTTTCTCTGCCTTCTGAGCGCCGTACCGGCTTTGCTGAGCGCCGGCTTTCATCCGCACCGCCCGCCCTGGAACCGGGAAGCGTTGGGGCCGGGTGAAGTAACGCTGGCCACGGCCGAGTCCTGGGGTGCCGGCACCCTCTGGGTCGACGCCCGGGCGGCGGCGGCCTATGGGGCCGGGCACGCACCCGGGGCGGTACACCTGGACCTGGTGGATTGGGAAGCTGATTTCCCGAAATTCCTGGACCAATGGCAGCCTGGCCAGCGGGTACTGGTTTACTGCAGCGCGGCCTCCTGTCATTTGGCTGAGGAGGTCGCCGGACGCCTGCGGCAAAGCCGCATCGAACCGGTCTTCGTATTGAAAGGCGGCTGGGAAAGCTGGCAGGAGCACCATCCGAATTTCTGA
- a CDS encoding acyl-CoA thioesterase: MFFDTDAGRLVHNLAYLRFIETNRSLLAEKLGWDLGGMIEGGECPVVIRTEIDYRRPARLWDRLVVKGWLEKYERSRFWCRFEIRRAGQEEVLVRARQMLAVVTLPEMTVVRLPASWDERYGHLRGTARPDER, translated from the coding sequence ATGTTTTTCGACACCGACGCCGGAAGGTTGGTGCACAACCTTGCTTACCTGCGCTTCATCGAGACGAACCGTTCGTTGCTGGCCGAGAAGTTGGGCTGGGACTTGGGAGGCATGATCGAAGGGGGTGAGTGCCCGGTGGTGATCCGAACCGAGATCGATTACCGCCGTCCGGCGAGGCTCTGGGACCGCCTTGTCGTTAAAGGGTGGCTCGAGAAATACGAGCGGAGCCGGTTCTGGTGCAGGTTCGAGATCCGGCGTGCCGGCCAGGAAGAAGTGCTGGTGCGCGCCCGGCAGATGCTGGCGGTAGTCACGTTACCGGAGATGACGGTGGTCCGCCTGCCGGCATCCTGGGATGAAAGGTACGGGCATCTGCGCGGGACGGCGCGCCCCGATGAGCGGTAA
- a CDS encoding DUF1573 domain-containing protein, translating to MKAVTVFLLAMMTSAYAGLRWDNQEQTFTAKPAESTVIAKYRFTNAGTGPVTISSVQTSCGCTTATLTKKEYLPGESGEIEARFNVGGRVGHQEKAILVTTSDSPQTPAVLRLIVDIPESVKITPEMVYWQVGEAPEPKTIEVSVSDDSPAKIVSVSSSTPGIKATVGDALPAKKATIQVTPADTSHAERATLVIKMDYPAENPAAHYAYVRIK from the coding sequence ATGAAAGCCGTCACCGTTTTTTTGCTCGCAATGATGACCTCGGCCTACGCCGGTCTGCGGTGGGACAACCAGGAACAGACCTTCACCGCCAAACCGGCCGAGTCCACCGTGATTGCCAAGTACCGGTTCACGAACGCCGGCACTGGGCCGGTCACCATCAGCTCGGTACAAACCTCCTGCGGTTGCACCACTGCAACCCTGACGAAAAAGGAATACCTGCCGGGCGAATCCGGTGAGATTGAGGCGCGCTTCAACGTTGGCGGCCGGGTGGGACACCAGGAAAAGGCAATCCTGGTCACAACGAGCGACTCACCGCAAACTCCGGCCGTGTTGCGCTTGATCGTAGACATCCCGGAGTCGGTCAAAATCACACCGGAAATGGTGTACTGGCAGGTAGGCGAGGCGCCCGAACCGAAAACCATCGAGGTGTCCGTCTCCGACGACTCACCGGCAAAGATCGTTTCAGTCTCCTCGAGCACGCCGGGCATCAAAGCCACCGTGGGAGATGCGTTGCCCGCCAAGAAAGCAACCATTCAGGTCACACCGGCGGACACATCGCACGCGGAGCGCGCCACGCTGGTCATCAAAATGGATTACCCGGCCGAGAATCCCGCCGCGCACTACGCGTATGTCCGGATCAAATGA
- a CDS encoding thioredoxin domain-containing protein, whose amino-acid sequence MSGQRNPNRLIHEKSPYLLQHAYNPVDWYAWGEDAFAKARSENKLIFLSIGYSTCHWCHVMERESFENEALAEILNRHYVSIKVDREERPDVDRVYMLFVQSTTGSGGWPLSAFLTPELQPFLGGTYYPPEDRYGRPGFGTLLKRLAEIWANESDRILAQGENVFHSIQTYLDEVKARETVPLNVEWRDTAYRQFAAGFDPEEGGFSPAPKFPRASVFSFLLRCAQRTRNATALDMTLFTLRKMGLGGIYDQLGGGFHRYSVDGRWHVPHFEKMLYDQAQLVAVYTEAYQISPDPLFAKTVRETLEYVLTVLRSPEGGFYSAEDADSLPATPGATEKREGAFYVWTREEVDQLLTPDESPVFCRTFGVERGGNVDPASDPHGELRNQNVLFVQNDNELVAKLTNHTPQEVAALLESAREKLRRARDQRPRPHKDDKIVTAWNGLMITALAKAHQVFGDPRYLEAAQQAARFIRTQLFPGRLVRSFRGEPSRVHGFAEDYATLIQGLLDLYESDFDAGWLRWAGELQVQMNALFADPKGGYFNTAEDSPDILFRMKDDHDGAEPAANSVAALNLARLARIFGQKDFQHSASRIVGSFGPTLERMPAALPLLLVAMDAAIAEPMQIVVAATRNDPQLPAFLQAIRQKFVPNGIVLLADGGESQAWLEQHVEALRAMRPAASGPVVYLCQNFTCELPIRDLGQLRAHLADA is encoded by the coding sequence ATGTCTGGGCAACGGAATCCGAACCGGCTGATCCACGAAAAATCGCCGTACCTGCTGCAGCACGCTTACAACCCGGTGGACTGGTACGCCTGGGGTGAAGATGCCTTCGCCAAGGCGCGTTCGGAGAACAAGCTCATTTTCCTTTCGATCGGTTATTCCACCTGTCACTGGTGCCACGTGATGGAACGCGAGTCGTTCGAGAACGAGGCACTTGCGGAGATTCTCAACCGCCATTACGTGAGCATCAAGGTTGACCGGGAAGAACGCCCGGACGTGGACCGCGTCTACATGCTCTTTGTTCAGAGTACGACCGGCTCGGGCGGCTGGCCGCTCAGCGCCTTTCTTACCCCCGAGCTGCAGCCGTTTCTTGGGGGAACCTATTACCCGCCCGAGGATCGTTACGGCCGTCCCGGGTTCGGCACCTTACTCAAGCGGCTGGCGGAAATCTGGGCTAATGAGTCCGACCGGATTTTGGCGCAGGGCGAAAATGTTTTTCACTCCATCCAGACCTACCTGGACGAGGTCAAAGCCCGGGAAACCGTCCCGCTCAACGTTGAGTGGCGGGACACTGCCTACCGGCAGTTTGCGGCCGGCTTTGATCCCGAAGAGGGCGGGTTCAGCCCGGCGCCGAAATTCCCGCGGGCCTCCGTGTTTTCATTCCTGCTGCGTTGCGCGCAGCGCACCCGGAATGCGACCGCACTCGACATGACCCTCTTCACGCTGCGCAAGATGGGGCTGGGCGGAATTTACGATCAGCTCGGAGGCGGTTTTCATCGTTACTCGGTCGATGGCCGGTGGCACGTGCCGCATTTCGAGAAAATGTTGTACGACCAGGCGCAGCTCGTTGCGGTTTACACCGAGGCGTACCAGATCAGCCCTGACCCGCTCTTCGCCAAAACGGTCCGCGAAACGCTCGAGTACGTTCTTACCGTGTTGCGGAGTCCCGAGGGCGGTTTTTACTCGGCCGAAGATGCCGATTCGCTGCCCGCGACGCCGGGTGCAACCGAGAAGCGTGAAGGCGCCTTTTACGTCTGGACGCGTGAAGAGGTCGACCAGCTTTTGACTCCGGACGAATCCCCGGTGTTTTGCCGGACGTTCGGGGTCGAGCGCGGCGGCAACGTCGATCCGGCAAGCGATCCGCATGGTGAACTGCGCAACCAGAATGTGCTCTTTGTGCAGAATGACAACGAGCTGGTCGCCAAGCTGACCAATCATACGCCGCAGGAGGTTGCCGCCCTGCTGGAGTCCGCCCGGGAAAAACTGCGGCGCGCCCGTGACCAGCGTCCCCGGCCCCATAAAGATGACAAGATCGTGACGGCCTGGAATGGGCTGATGATCACCGCGCTGGCTAAAGCGCACCAGGTCTTCGGTGACCCACGCTACCTGGAGGCGGCGCAGCAGGCCGCTCGATTTATCAGAACGCAGTTGTTTCCGGGCCGGCTCGTCCGCAGTTTCCGCGGGGAACCGAGCCGTGTTCACGGGTTTGCCGAAGATTATGCGACGTTGATTCAGGGACTGCTGGACCTGTACGAAAGCGATTTCGATGCCGGCTGGCTGCGCTGGGCCGGCGAATTGCAGGTCCAGATGAACGCCCTTTTCGCCGACCCGAAAGGCGGCTACTTCAACACCGCGGAAGATTCGCCGGACATCCTGTTCCGGATGAAGGATGACCATGACGGGGCTGAGCCGGCGGCAAACTCGGTGGCGGCATTGAATCTGGCGCGCCTGGCCCGGATTTTCGGCCAAAAAGACTTTCAGCATTCTGCATCCCGCATCGTCGGATCGTTCGGGCCGACCCTGGAACGGATGCCTGCCGCGCTGCCGTTACTGCTGGTCGCCATGGATGCGGCCATTGCCGAACCGATGCAGATCGTGGTGGCAGCGACTCGCAACGACCCGCAGCTGCCGGCATTTCTGCAGGCGATCCGGCAAAAATTTGTTCCAAACGGGATCGTGTTGCTGGCCGACGGCGGCGAGAGCCAGGCGTGGCTGGAGCAACACGTGGAAGCCCTGCGCGCCATGCGACCGGCTGCCTCCGGACCGGTGGTTTACCTGTGCCAAAATTTTACGTGTGAACTTCCCATCCGGGACCTGGGCCAGCTTCGCGCCCATCTGGCCGACGCCTGA
- a CDS encoding aminotransferase class V-fold PLP-dependent enzyme, with protein sequence MSDLDPLAPLVIDESVRQRTFPITKKKIFLSHAAVTTLPEAVVRAMNEYNALWSTTFPDYPETLALIADAKKTAAELIRAEPDEIALLGPTSLGLNLFALGIRWQPGDEVICYFEDYPANVYPWLGLQSQGVEVRFLRTPNLGEITPEQIHAGLTPKTRLVALASCHFVSGYRLDLAAIGRLLHEREILFSVDAIQTLGAFPTTVEHVDFLSADAHKWLLGPVSIGVVFVRKDRFEICRPALLGSRNIKSPGLTAQVEMEFMPSAQRYEPGVLNMPGIVGMQAAMRLLLDAGIERVAERITGLRAYLGEGLRQLGFDQLGPTHPVNAAGILTVRHSRYDIPKLYERLTAADVVCSLRQDRQGNQYVRFSPHFYNTEAELDHVLKLIEKW encoded by the coding sequence ATGTCGGACTTGGACCCGCTCGCTCCCTTGGTGATTGATGAAAGCGTCCGGCAACGAACCTTTCCGATCACAAAAAAGAAGATTTTCCTGAGTCACGCCGCGGTCACGACTCTGCCGGAGGCGGTCGTGCGGGCGATGAACGAATACAATGCACTCTGGTCGACCACCTTTCCGGATTATCCTGAAACCCTCGCCCTGATCGCCGACGCAAAAAAGACGGCGGCTGAACTGATTCGCGCTGAACCGGACGAGATCGCCCTGCTCGGGCCGACGTCATTAGGCCTGAACCTTTTCGCGCTGGGCATTCGCTGGCAGCCGGGTGACGAGGTGATCTGCTACTTCGAGGATTACCCGGCCAACGTGTATCCCTGGCTCGGCCTGCAGAGTCAGGGCGTGGAAGTGCGGTTTCTTCGGACGCCAAACCTCGGCGAAATTACGCCGGAACAGATCCACGCCGGCCTGACGCCCAAGACGCGCCTGGTCGCGCTGGCTTCCTGTCATTTCGTTTCCGGCTACCGGCTTGATCTCGCCGCGATCGGCCGGCTCCTTCACGAGCGCGAAATCCTGTTCAGCGTTGACGCGATCCAGACCCTGGGCGCATTCCCGACCACGGTCGAGCACGTCGATTTTCTGAGCGCCGACGCGCACAAATGGTTGCTGGGTCCGGTATCGATCGGAGTGGTTTTCGTGCGGAAAGACCGATTTGAGATCTGCCGGCCGGCGTTGCTCGGTTCGCGTAACATCAAGTCTCCGGGTTTAACCGCGCAGGTGGAAATGGAGTTTATGCCGTCAGCCCAAAGGTATGAACCGGGCGTTCTGAACATGCCCGGAATCGTTGGAATGCAGGCGGCGATGCGGTTGCTGCTGGATGCCGGCATCGAGCGCGTGGCGGAGCGCATCACCGGTCTGCGGGCTTACCTCGGAGAAGGCCTGCGGCAGTTAGGCTTTGACCAACTCGGGCCCACGCACCCGGTCAATGCCGCCGGTATTCTCACCGTACGTCACTCCCGTTACGACATACCCAAACTCTATGAACGTTTAACGGCCGCCGACGTTGTCTGTTCACTGCGCCAGGACCGCCAAGGTAATCAATACGTCCGGTTCAGCCCGCATTTCTACAACACCGAAGCCGAACTCGACCACGTTTTGAAGCTGATAGAAAAGTGGTGA